A DNA window from Castanea sativa cultivar Marrone di Chiusa Pesio chromosome 7, ASM4071231v1 contains the following coding sequences:
- the LOC142644106 gene encoding uncharacterized protein LOC142644106, translating into MEVEHPDHRRPVYLMATINGVQVRRALVDTGVSLNLIALSTLEAVGLTDKRIQGAPIEITGFGGSEESTKGYVQLALRVGPIVALTRFHVINSEVSYHVLLGRPRLHKHRLIPSMYHQCVKRRLNGKPVRIPANHNPLSQGEVNFVETMFYDELESDGESATPGTPGAPEGPRPSDFMITQEEIPKELVQKAQIQTEEKLIEINLEAELGSQKPVFISSQLTTQEKEQLVALLQKYMDVFAWTYDEMPSLDPELVVHSLNVDPRVKPVVQPVRVFHTNVEAQITQEVKKLLAAAFVKPIQHPKLLSNIVPMKKQNDQIRCCVDFRNLNKACPKDEFSLPNIDLLVDSALGTSMFLFMDGYSGYNQICMAAKDVEKTAFKTPIGNFYYTIMPFGLKNAGATY; encoded by the exons ATGGAGGTTGAGCATCCAGACCATCGTAGACCCGTCTACCTAATGGCCACTATAAATGGTGTCCAAGTCAGAAGGGCATTGGTAGATACAGGGGTGTCACTTAACCTCATCGCCCTGAGTACCTTGGAAGCCGTGGGCCTAACTGATAAAAGGATCCAAGGGGCCCCCATAGAGATAACAGGATTTGGAGGGTCGGAGGAATCAACTAAAGGATATGTGCAGCTGGCTCTAAGGGTGGGACCAATAGTGGCCCTGACAAGATTCCATGTGATTAATTCGGAGGTTTCCTACCATGTATTGTTGGGACGCCCAAGGCTCCACAAGCACCGCCTTATTCCCTCCATGTACCATCAATGTGTTAAGAGGAGATTAAACGGGAAGCCCGTAAGGATCCCTGCCAATCATAACCCTTTAAGCCAAGGGGAGGTGAACTTTGTAGAAACCATGTTCTATGATGAGTTAGAATCGGATGGTGAGAGCGCCACGCCAGGGACCCCAGGAGCACCT GAAGGTCCCAGACCATCAGATTTCATGATCACCCAAGAAGAAATCCCCAAGGAACTAGTTCAAAAGGCCCAAATTCAGACTGAAGAGAAGCTAATAGAAATAAACTTAGAAGCCGAGCTGGGATCCCAGAAGCCTGTTTTCATCAGCAGTCAGCTAACAACGCAAGAAAAAGAGCAATTAGTAGCCCTTCTCCAGAAATACATGGATGTGTTCGCATGGACCTATGATGAGATGCCCAGTCTAGATCCAGAATTGGTAGTCCATTCTCTCAATGTCGATCCGAGAGTTAAACCAGTGGTCCAGCCAGTGAGGGTCTTTCACACTAATGTAGAAGCTCAAATAACCCAAGAAGTCAAGAAGCTGCTAGCAGCTGCATTTGTCAAACCCATCCAACATCCCAAGTTGCTCTCCAACATAGTGCCCATGAAGAAACAGAATGACCAAATCCGTTGCTGTGTGGACTTCCGCAACCTAAACAAGGCATGCCCAAAAGATGAGTTCTCTCTGCCTAATATTGATCTCCTTGTGGATTCAGCCTTGGGAACCTCTATGTTCTTATTTATGGATGGGTATAGCGGATACAACCAAATCTGCATGGCTGCCAAAGATGTAGAGAAGACAGCGTTCAAGACCCCAATTGGGAATTTTTATTACACTATAATGCCCTTTGGCCTAAAAAATGCAGGGGCCACATACTAG